Proteins encoded together in one Bombus affinis isolate iyBomAffi1 chromosome 2, iyBomAffi1.2, whole genome shotgun sequence window:
- the LOC126929021 gene encoding katanin p60 ATPase-containing subunit A-like 2 — MKFQKYPILCKKITEKEIKTREMTNANKVKETRSESVKGRNVQQKMTGDATDDINLAMTVTPIFANESDGASSEELFNVSMEQSTQSKISQRARKLYIDNPELRKIAEDISCEIILTKLNVYWDNIVGLEECKSAIKEAIVYPLKYPIFFNGPFSPWKGILLYGPPGTGKTMLAKAVATECQCTFFNITASSLVSKWRGDSEKYIRVLFELAYNYSPTIIFIDEIDWIGTNKGVNCTLSEPAKRFRSELLSRLDGLVSNENSNVVLLAATNCPWDIDAALHRRLEKKIYVSLPNEVTRLDMFKLYLSNQLLENMDIVNHIIKSTEKYSCADIKLLCKQAWLLEISPMWEKLEKKETSVTTLKYELKNYEIIAKLLKTMSPTVTDVDRYKAWNKYVCHKNIF, encoded by the exons atgaaattccaaaaatatcctatattgtgcaagaaaataactgaaaaggaaataaagacgagggaaatgacaaatgcgaacaaagt caaagaaacgagaagtgagtctgtgaaagggaggaatgtacaacagaagatgacgggtgacgctacggatgatattaatctcgcaatgacagtgacaccaattttcgccaatgaaagcgatggagcttcatcagaagagctatttaacgtctcaatggaacaatccacgcaatcaaagatatcgcaACGGGCtcggaagctttatatagacaatccggaattgcggaagattgctgaagacatttcatgc gaaatcatactgacaaaattaaatgtatattgggacaacattgtaggcctagaggaatgtaaatctgctattaaggaggccattgtgtatccccttaagtaccctatcttttttaatggcccattttctccctggaaaggtattctgctatacggaccacctggtacag ggaagacgatgttggcgaaggcagtcgcaacagaatgccaatgcaccttttttaacataacggccagctcattggtgagcaaatggagaggcgattccgagaagtatatccgt gttttatttgaacttgcctataattattcgcctacaattatttttatcgacgagattgactggataggcacaaataaaggagtaaactgtacattgtctgaacctgcaaagagattcagatcagaacttctttctagattggatggattagtatctaacgaaaattctaatgtagttcttttggctgcaactaattgcccttg ggacattgatgcagctttacacagacgcctcgaaaagaaaatatacgtatcattaccaaatgaagttactcgactcgatatgttcaaattataccttagcaaccagttattagagaatatggatattgtaaaccacataataaaatctactgaaaaatattcttgcgcggatataaaattgctttgtaagcaagcatggctgctagaaataagtccaatgtgggaaaaacttgaaaaaaaagaaacatctgttacgactttgaaatatgaattaaagaattatgaaataatagcaaaattgttaaaaacaatgtcacctacagtcacggatgtggatagatataaagcgtggaataaatatgtatgccataagaacatattttaa